One Scophthalmus maximus strain ysfricsl-2021 chromosome 7, ASM2237912v1, whole genome shotgun sequence genomic window, AGATGCCTCATAGGATAGAGATCTCTGGAGACACCTTATCAATGTATCCTGTAGTCATACAGGATAATGGTGGGTGGTAGCTGAAGATCAGTAGAAGTTAAGCAATGCATCAGGACTTTGACCCAAAACATCAGAGTAGATCCACCACAAAATTACCTCAATTATTTAATCCAAGGGttcattaatctttttttccacctcaactgaaaatgttttatgtgaTGTATTCAGTAAATATACAAGCATATATAATTGTTTGTGCGTTGTTAGCTTAAGCACAtggtgcttgtttgtgtttctctgattTTTATTAAGATGAGATCAAATTCAAAGTAGCTCATTGTCATTATATTGAGGGGTCAGACTGCAATATAACGAAATATGAGTGGCAGTTCCCTGAGGCATAAAAACAGGAACATTAGACAGTCTAAAGACAATGACAACAATCAAAGACATACAATCCCATCATCAGCATATTTatgacaaataattaaaaaaaacaggtaattTCATAGGgttcatatatttttatcacCATAAATgcaacacactgaaaaacactCATGATGTAAACTAAAATTGTGAGATACTGCCTTGCTCTGaagaacagtttttttgtttgtaatttgaaatctcctgctgctggtttgtggaaaaaaagagcagttcTCTGGTATATTTTAACCAGAGTCAAAGTATAATGGAAGAATCAATTGCTGTGTCGTGCCTCTCCAGGCTTCTTCAACACCTGCATGAtcttttcatgtgttgttgCAAGCTAATTATCCTTCTATTTTCCAGGACTCCAAGAAATTCTTCAAAAGGTCCGATCTTGCACAGAAGGAACAAGAAGAATACTTCAGAAGATGTGGATACAAGGTTgacaccactctctctctctctgtctgtctctctctgtctcaccttcAGTACAGATTTCATTTCCCTATTTAGTCAGTCTAATACTGTCAATAAACTTCTTTTGCCAGAAAACAAATTAAGGTCCGGCACTGCTGCTAAGGTTTATATTagtgtttgtatctgtgtttaCTGTGCTGTTTTCCCCCAACCTGCCTCTGCTGCCTGCATCTGTAGGTGCAGAGAGAGACTCCCGAGAGCCAGGTATGGGATTGCACAGTGAAATTAGGATGCATGATCAAACACACTGTGTCCCAAAAGCTTCTGCTTCCTTGGCATCCTTTTTGAAAGGTTATATATATAGAAGTCGGCTAGGATAAAAGCAGAACATTTATAGAGCGGGTTAAAATTAacctcttaaaggggcagtaagtgattctaaagcaatgcacgttttttttaaaaatcagcgaatatttccccaCAGCTGtcggctgtgtgtgtttaaaaaatccGGTTTTCGgttcagccctggctctgtaaattgaaaacaaaaaaagggtgtggcccacacctcacaacactgaGGAAATAAATATCAGTTTCTACGTTGGACTGGTTATGTGTTACTAACAATTTATAAACTCGGCAACAGTCACTTGTCAGAAAGCGATtgaacaaagaaaggaagccaCAAAGCCAGAATGGGACACAGCCATGGTGTGGATTTCAGCATGGGATACTGAAcggaatttaaaaagaaaaatctgttgtCAAGCTGCGCCTCTTATTTTGCACATAATTGTGACAGCAGCTTCTTTAATATTTAGGCCAACTTTGAGTTTTCCCTGGTTTGTTTCACTAGTTTGCATTGCACTGTAACAGTCGCTCCATGGAAAACTGCATTACTGTTCTACTTTGAACAAGacttaaaatgtcaaacctaTTATTAAGTTTTGCCCTTTGCGCACATGCAGTAACACTGTTTATTTGAGCCAGGGCCATTGTTACTTTGGAAGGCTTCTtgttgtctgtttctgtttgttcttttagATTGTGCTGCTCAAACCACAATCTAAGAGTACCAGGATGCATGTGCCTAAGAAAGCATGATCTGGTGGCATACTTTTGAGTTTctttgctgcaaaaaaagataataaaaaatttGTCGCCAGTGTGAAGGCTTTAGGTGGTGCACCAGCATTCAAAttctatgaaaagaaaattatgaaACTAATACAATATTCAACACGCTTGCCTTTATCAATAAGTTATTCAGTGACTTACCTTTATGGAGGAACTACAGGTAAGATAGGGACGTAAATGAATGTGCAGTAATCATAGTGATACTCAGCCTCTCCAATCCAGAGGTATCATCTCCTGAAGATGTTGCAGATGCTTTTTACCCATCTGAgttatattaatttaatttgcattgAACCAGAAtgaaaaaatcttttgatattaTTGAATTCTAGACCTTCCCATTACCTCTACCTCCCTCCAATAACACCAGTGTATCTgtttcctccatgtttcccTGAAGATTGataagaaagaggaaaatgagcCATCCACCTCAGCAAATCCAGTGTTAGGAATGGAACCATCGGAAGAGAAGCTGCCGATGACGCTGTCGCGACAGGAGGTGAGTCAATATTTTGAACACTTCCAAGCAAGTCCACTTTACTTTATTTCACTTATTATTAAATGGGTCATTTTGCTGTGTTCGTGTAGGTAATCCGGCGACTTAGAGAGCGCGGTGAACCAGTTCGACTATTTGCAGAGTCCGACTATGATGCTTTCCAGCGACTCAGGAAGATCGAGATTCTGACCCCAGAAGTAAACAAGGTAGGAACCAAATATCCAGATATTTTCACACTGAATTCACCTCTACTTTAGAAAATTGCATATAGCATCAACACCTTTCTATAAGCTGATCAACACTCTTACAATTTTTGCTCCTTATATTTGCTGCTGTCTCTGTGGCTAGGGCTTGAGGAATGACCTGAAGGCAGCCATGGACAAAATCGACCAGCAGTACCTGAACGAGATTGTTGGAGGGACAGAGCCAGGAGAAGTGGATACACAGCACGACCTGAAAGTACACGAAGAAAACACCACTATAGAAGAACTGGAGGTACATTACAAAGTTTATTGTTATGTGTCAGGTGGAGGAATGAGTTCAGAGTGGCTAAATAGTTTGGTTTCAATCGACTGAAGCTACGAGCAATTTGTGTAATGGCTGCTTCTGTGCTGTTGAAGTATCACATACTGAGGTGCAACATTTAGTGAACTGACTTTAGCATCTGTTCGTGTTAAATAGAACTTTATAGCAGGCATGTTAAAGTCTGACAGGCCAATCCGGGGCTGATTTTAAATGGACATTAAAGACATAGACATTCACCAAGTAGATCCTACTTAGAGTCTCCTTAGTAGGAACTAAAACAGgtggaataaatgttttcataaaccaaaggtaaatcaAGCAACAAACATAGAGAGCAGTGTTAAGTCAACAACGAGGGCTGCTGCTTGCAAGAGCAGTGGGAAAATTACAAAACTAGGCATACTCCATACCAGCGACTGGCCTGCAGTGAATGGgtgcagaaaaagaaacaaacgtTAAAAGTTAGCCTAGGCTCCCAGCAGCTCGAGTTCATTGCCTTTGAGTTGTGTGCAGCAGACACCAGCAGCTCTCTCTTGTGAACTTTGAGCGGCAGTTGGAGAAAGACAGGTTCCCCGAAATAGGCACAGCTTTCACCCATTGCATTAGTCCCAGTGAGTGGTGTCTCCCATAGGTGGCTGTCAAATTGACTTTTGAACTGGATTTCTAACTGTTAGTTTCTGTGTGTTGAACGCCTGTGTAATTTAATGGCTAGTTATAGTATAGTGTCATGTCTTTTAAGATGTGCAAGAAAGTCTTGCTGGGTAATTGATTAAATCATTAGAGTACAGTTGTATGTAGTTGtatgcaattattttgataattcaAATGATGCTGGAAGCAGCTGGTCTCCAGCTATTTTCACATAATCTATTCTGTCCCTGCTTTACCGGAGGTTGATTTGTCCCCAATATTGAAACTGTCCTCTAGGCTCTTGGTATAACTCTGGGAACAGGAGATGACGTTGGAGACCAAGAGGTTATTGACAGGTTTTTGAAGGTAAGACAAAAAAACTCATACTCTACCCTTGGTCTAGAGGTAGTTACTGAACAAAAAATGCTCATAATGttattgttctttctttctttctcgtaTTGATTAGCATtgttgtcaaataaaataattcctgTTGAATGTATTaagaaatattacattattgaattatttttgtaatggGACATTTTGAGATATAAAGTATTTTAATACTACtactcaataataataaaaaatctgtcTAGTGTCTGTCACTGTTGCAAATCTTAGTAATATTTTCTTAATAGCTatattttcctgttgttttctaGTTTCTTCTTGGTGTCTGGGCCAAGGACCTGAACAGCCGAGAGGACCATGTGAAGCGCAGCGTTCAGGGGAAGCTGGCCAGtgcaacacactcacagactGAGTCCTATCTCAAACCCCTCTTCAGGAAGCTCAGGAAGAAGGTATCATGTCTGTTATAAGTTTGAGAGTTAAACAaactgcaagtgtgtgtggtttttgtccaaatgttaaaatgcccCTCTTTCTTTTAGAGTTTACCAGCTGACATCAAAGAGTCCATCACCGACATCATTAAATTCATGTTGGAGAGAGAATATGTCAAGGTTTGTCAAAATCCCCAAATAATGTTTTTGACCACGGTAGTGGCTTTATTATTACAAATCTGCTgccaaatgttttattcaatttGCAATTCTTTGTCAAGGCAAATGATGCCTATCTGCAGATGGCCATTGGAAATGCCCCCTGGCCTATTGGTGTGACCATGGTGGGTATCCATGCCCGTACTGGGCGAGAAAAGATTTTCTCCAAACACGTGGCGCACGTTCTCAACGATGAGACGCAAAGAAAATACATCCAGGTGAGACCCTGACATTATTCAACACAAAATGGCATCAAAAACATTATTAGGgtgggattatttttttttaaagacagtgACTCTCATCAATCTTTAAAAGATCAAACACAATCTATTAACGATTACAAGGTCCTCACTTACGCACAGTTATAGTATGGTTTTCTTCAAAATTTGTTTATTAGGATAAAACCCCTTGAGATGtatcatctcattttttttggggggggggggtcccatCATATATGGCAATCACTACATAACAACACTTTTCAATCACAGTTGAACCTCATtaccttgttttttattttttcttaccaCAGGGACTGAAGAGACTAATGACCATCTGCCAGAAACACTTCACGACGGTTCCATCAAAGTGTGTCGAGTACAATGCTCTTTAACTTCTTCTTATACTCTCATCTATTCAAAGGCTCTGTCAGATCCATAGTAGGATTCTTTTCATAGCAGCTGAATTGCGGGTTCTGGTCTGATTAAAGTGTGGTTGTGGCAGAAATGTCTCAAAATCTTGTGTATCAGAGGCCTTCAAGTACATATACATTTCACAGGGAATCTGCATAATTACGATTCGGGAAATTTGGGAAAGACCTGTTGTCAGATTAAGCTGGAAAAGACTCAACAGCAGTCGACTCTTAAGATTTTCCCTTGTGAATTACTGGGAAAGCCAATCATTCCCTTTATGTTTGCGGATACTCTGAGAATTCAGAACCATTTCTGCAGGAATGTTGAAATGCTCTCGTTCTAGGCTTCTGTAAAatcgtttttcttttaatactgGCTTACTTAAGCTTttcagagatttgtttttcatgatgTGGCAAGCAAAAAGAGTCTTTTGCCAAGGAAGCTGCATTAGTGTAAGTTTTATTACATCTGAGATATTACAGTTGTTAACACTCGGTTGACGTGCTGTAACCACTGCAGAGTCCGTTtcctgtgcatgtttgtgttgttacGTTTTCAGCACATAATGAAACCAATCAGTGTGTctctgagaaaaaataaagtgttgttAAATACCAGCGACAATCCTGACTGTAATTTGAATGCAGTGTGAAAAGTTAATTTGCCCTTTCAATATAAATTCTGTTCCATAATTGTCTAGATTTACTCTGTCGTTCTCTGCAGCCGGTCTGCTGAATGGGACTATTTTAGCCACAgcgttgttttttaatgtgtccACAGGGAAATGGTTTCTAATAAAAGACTCTCCTCAGCAAATGTGCCACGACGTGCTTCGGTAAAGTTTTTGATTGCCGAATATGTGACCTAGGAATTCATTAAGAACACGCTAGTCAGATGAAAACAGGCAATTAAGGAATCATTGTGCTATTACGTGCTCTACTGGGCGGAaattggaagaaagaaaaacaacaactagatTTGCAACAACTGATTGCTGATGGAAAAGCTCCCAGTAGTGTGGTGAGACGGTTATGTCCAGCGTCACACACTGACCTTATTATACTGAGTAACCATGGCGATCTGATCTGTTCACTGTTGTCATATTGTGTTCTCGGCTGCCTGTACCCACGTCACTGCAGTTTCAGTCTGTCAGCTCTGAACGCGTCACTACATGAGACTCAGCTGGACAGGATGACGGTTGGCAGTGGTAATACCACGAACGAGCGTTGGATTTACCACATTGACCACGACCGAGCACACCGATAAGACAGCGAACGATAAACAATTTGAACTCGAGAGCATGAATTATCCGGATGAGAAGCCATGTCACTTGTCTAGGCATGGAGTCATTTCTCAGTCTGTCCTTGACATGAAGTGCACTGAATATTTTGGCCTTTGTCCAGTCCAATCTGTGGTGGTGTTATTGTCAGCTGTGAGGTTTGCTCAGCCAAGGCCTTGAAACGAGGCTCTAAAGTATTTGCAGTTCATTCGAAATCAACATGCGACTTCCTTGTGCGTTAtcacgcgggggggggggggggtgttgtgtgGGTTTCATCTCCCAGACAAGTGGTATGTCCGACAGGGAGGACATTTGTTCTAGTTGGACATCTGAGAGATTAAAAAGGAGCCACTAATGAAACTGCAAGATTCCCTTGGGGATAATTACAACTACTCTGGTGTATAGTAGAACCGTTTGGGAGAGGAACTGAATGAATGATTCCCTCGACAACAGTGTCGGGTGAGACAGGGAATGAGGAAACCCATTGCAATGCTCAGACCGATcccttcaaaacacacacggacacagtgGGCCGCAAGGACGGCATGTCTGGCCtagagtgctttgtggagaaAATGTGCAGGAAGCTTGTTCAGGGTGAGCTAAAGCAGAACTAGGGATTgaattttggacatttttaatgtttaaggTCATAATTATCACTGTCTCCCCTTTGTGTGCATATATTTTGCTTCAGAGTAGCTGATGTGTTTCCGTGACACTCTGAAAACATGCAATGATTCATGGTGAGCCGCTGTCACTGTCTCTTGAGTggtctctcttcttttccccacTTCAGCTTGTTCAAACATAGAGATTGGTGCAAAGACTGCATACAAATCGGCAAATACTCAGCCGTGACCCTGTATGTGGAAATGCTAGTTTAATGCCGCCTGAACTCCCTGACAACAATGATTGTTTTGTATTCATTGTGTGGAGGCCTAATGTTTTTTCTCTGGAATGACCTCGGACCTATGCACAGCCCCATTACTGGCTGTAAGATGTGGGCCGGCGGATGAAAACCTGCTCTCTGGGCTCCTTTTGTTCAGGCGTAGGATTTGTGTCAGAGTGGGACGTGCGAGGGATCCACTCGGtgtcatttacacacattcagGTCCTGAGGCTTCGCGGGAGGATTAATCTTCCTGCATCTAACTGCATatattagcatgctaatgtgGAAATCAAAGCAAAAGTGTTGCTTAgatgtttaattgtttttctaatGTGTTATTTCGTGGTGCATTGTGTCAGGGAGTATTTGAGGCGCACTTCAAATTATCTCccctaaaatatataaatgtacagaAACATTACTGAAGGAGGTtatagatttctttttataaatGCAGAAGGTGGATCTTTACCGAGCCATGCTTTCAGCTCATCCTGCTTTGAGATGAAGACACAAACAGGTTGGTTCCATTAAGTCGTCATCGGAGCCACATTATGGAATATTTCAgctccttgttttgtttccaggtGACCACTCCCCATTAATTTCCATGAAAATGCCCCTGGCCCGTGGGTTGCTCGCCAGCTTGCAGGTCTTAGCTGTAATTAGAGCCTCATTCCTCTTTTCACCTGGACTGTCGGGGCAGCAGGATCGTTGCCAGGCACCTGAGCAGAGGTGGAAACCAATTACCGCTGGAGGCATAATGCATCACACCAATATGTGtctctatccctccctctctctccctctctctctctctctgcatgtgtgtgtttgtcttactcttctcactttctctctgaatctgtggctgtttaaatgtattcatggGTCCGTGCACTCTTCTTTCACATGAAcctctcttgtctgtctctcttagGTAAATTGATGTCATCAGCACCTTCGAAATGGACATTTTATCGTGTTCAAATGTCTGAGCACTGGTGTAATGACTGTGatgcattgttttttattttatttaagagaggcagcagagaggagaaaatagaTGGGGAATTTCTATGAGAGGATATGACACCAAAATGCTGTCAGAAGggaacaaaatataaattaattttaactttatttgttatttctttgtgaGCTTAAGAGGGATAAGGTCGCTTGTCACAGGACAGAAATAATTTAgaacaaatacattaaaaaaataaaaattatatatatatatatatatatatatatatatatatatatatatatatatatatatataatgagcAATGCTACTGCATTATCATCTGTTTTGCTCTACTTTCAGTGTGTCCTGAATGCAATCctctttcagcagcagcaccaccaccacagaaATACATCTTTTCACATCAATTGTCCTTTTCTTCTGAGGAGCCTCAACTGTGGTGCAGTGCCTTCACGGCCGctgcttccttttctttttcaaagaagagacggaggaaaagaaaaaagggggaaattgtCCTGTAATAGACATGCTCTATTGAAATTGAACAGCAGTGGCACGGAGGGATGATTTGCGGAAACAGTTACCAGAATGTCTTGTCCTCAGgcttccacccccccccccccaccaccccctcctcttaGTGAATCTGCAAACTCTCATCATCCAACTTTGTCagcttctgctttttttgtttgagaaaaaaacaattgtctTCTCATCACAGATTGAAACTACTGTAGTTGTTAGTAGTCAATGTCTCTACACTGTAATTactcctggtgtgtgtgtgtgtgtgtgtgtgtgtgtgtgagtgagtgagtgagtgagtgagagagagagagagtcgacTTCTCTCGCTCCACCCCCCGCAGTTTGCATCTACTGTATTGGATATTAGAAAACAAGAATCACATGCCCATGCTTATTCCACTGACTCTTCTAAACTGCTCTGTTCAGACACTCcttaagagagagagggagagagagagagggagagagagagagagagagagagagagagagagagagagagagagagagagagggagagagagagagagagagggagagaaggagagggagagagagagggagggagagggagagggagagaaggagagggagagagagagaggaagagggagagggagggagagagagagagagagaaagagtgagaaagagagagagagagagagagagagagagagagagagagggagagggagggagagaaggagagggagagagagagagagagggagggagagaaggagagggagagagagagggagagagggagagatagagaggaagagggagagggagggagagagggagagagagagagagagagagagggagagagggagagtgagagagagagagagagagagagaaagagagcgagagagagagagaaagagagagagtgagagagagagagagagcgagggagagagagagagagagggagagagagagagcgagggagagagagacgcacgTGGCAGGTCGCAgctggcctctctctctgtgcgctCTGATAAATCCTTCTTCTCTTCGAGTGAACGCGCGGATGATGAGAGGACGTCCGCCTGGTTGAAGGTGGAGAAGAGGCGACAGGAAACACCGCctgtcgcgcacacacacacacacacacacacacacacacacacacacggcggcTCTGCGGTCGGACGTCGGCTGGAGCTATGGACGGCCTGCAGGCGGAGCGCGCCGGGGAGCGCGCGGAGGAGAAGTACCGCGCTCTGGCCCTCGACACCGCCCTGAGCACCCTGGTGGCGGTGGCCGTGTACGTGCTGGTCAAAGTGAGCCTGGACGGCGTCCGGCAGTGGCGGGCCAGGATCTCGGTGCTCGTCGTGGGCTCGGGCCCCGTGGGGCTGACGGCCGCGCTGGTCGCTGTCCGCTCCGGGAAGGTGCTGAAGCTGACCGTGCTGGACGAGCGGCACCGGAGCGCGCTGCTCTGCCGGCCGCAGCAGATCGCCCTGGATGCGCGCAGCGTGGAGTTCCTGCTGGGACTCGGCGTGGACTTCGACAACATGGAGGGCTGCTGGCACAACGAGCACTTCTTCACCAGGATAGGCGTGTTCCAGGAGCACCTGCTGAGCATcctggagcagaagaagagggaggtggACGTCACGGTGCAGCTGGGGACCAAGGTAGGGATCCTTGTCTCCTGATCCGCCTCACAGTTTGGAGAAACGTCATGGCGATGTGAGTGTTGAACCAGCAGTTCaacagtgttttaaaacaaGGAGCAGGAAGCAAAACAATCACCACTCTCTTCTCAAAACTGGCCTGTGTACATACTATGTTGTACATGTACAGTTTTCACTTTAAGATAAAAAATGTCTCTCATGCAAAGGTATCAAAAGTACACTGATCTGGAAATGATGTGTGATGACTCTACAGAGAGGACAAAGACTCACACTACCTCATCTTGTAATGGCGGTGCTTTCAAAAAAGTCTGTCACAATCTGATCCTCCCTATAAACTACAGGGTCAGAGGAGAGATGGTTGTCTGATGGCCATCAGCTGGGATGTGACAGGCAGGTCTGTTCCCCAGGCTCTCGTTGctcactccttcctctcctgaCATTCAGGCCTTTTGACATTTGACTTTCCGCAGATCTGTCCTCTCATTAACAACAGGCatactgtagatatatatatattccttaATTCCTCCAGAGCGTCTCCCCTCACGGCATTGTATAACATCAGACTGAGAGCGGGCTCATCTGTTGAATGATTATGTATTATGTAAGCTGACCTCAAACCTCAGGAGAGTCGTGGCCACAGTTTTTTGGGCCAGTGCAAAGTAAAATCACAGAATTATAGTAAACAAATTCCAATCCATGCATTTTTATAGCCAGtcaaataacatatttttaattataaacCTACCAGGATTCAAAAGGATTTAATTATGACTTCCAGCAAGGGATTTTTAAGGGTGTCCCCTCGGCAAATAATGAACTTTACAGTGTGTGGAGGCACCTCATTTCAGTACACAACATCAGATACAGGGCTAAGTTCGATCTAAGAATGGTGGTAAAATAACAGGTGTTATCCCTGTTTTGGTAAAaagttgtgttcatttttatacCCCTCACTGTGGAGAACAATATCATcacagtaaccccccccccccacctggaCCTCAACCTATAGGACAAAGAAatcaataaacaaacataaaaataatagcTAAATGTgtagtgaatgtttgtgttagtgctgcaactaaccattacTTTcgttattgattaatctgacgattgTTTTCacgatcaatcgattagttgttttgttccataaaatggtgagatattttgatcgtgtttccaaaaaccacaagatgatgttttgttttgtccatgcACCAAAGATATTTGTGTTAAATGTCATAGAGGActaaagaaaccaggaaatattaatattcaggaAGCtaaaatctgagaattttgacctttttttccataCAAACTAttttaaccgattaatcgattatcaaaataattgccgattaattcagtagtccATTACTGGtcgattgatcgattaactgtgGCAGCTCTAGTTTGTGTCATTGCTGGAAACCAGAGTCTCGACTGCTCTTATCACTGCTCCATTAAAGCTGAGCCAAAGCACCACTGAGGATATTGTTACGGGGCTTTTAATGCTCTtcggtgtttttttcccctacttGAATCATACAGTAGAACACAGTAGAACAGTATCTTAGCTACACACTCGTGTGTTACTACTCTTCTCGGGCCAGGAGCTTTTCTGTCCTCCTCAGCGTCAGTGTCATTCCTGTTGAACGCAGCTGTCCTTCCCACCGTCCGATGACTCACCAAACATTGTGAGATGGAAGACGAGGTCAACGAGgtccctgaacacaacacacttcAGTTTCACTTGGAGTCCCTGCCAAGTTCTCTATTTCCTTTTGATTAGACACGACACTGTgtttgatgatttatttttttcctgccctcCCTGCCTTCCAAGGTCTGACAATGCAACGGGGATCTTTTAAATCAGCTGTACACTGCAGTCTGACAGGATTAAAAAGACACTGTAGATCTATTTGGCTCTGAGCCATTGTAGACCCTGTAAGGCCCTTTTTATTCTTCCTTTGAGCTTGTCTGTCTTTCCCCCAACTCACTTTGTCCAGGTCTTCTTGTGCTCTGCACACGCAAGTACCTGGTGTTTTACTGAGGGGGCAGCGATGCATACACAGGCATAATGATAAATCTCTCTGAGAGAGGCACCGTTGCCAAGACAAGTACATCCTCTGGAGCCCATTTTAATGGCTCGTATGGGTTTATTACAATACAGCCCTCCTGTGTCTCAGATTAATagacagtggtggaagaagaaatcaaatccATGGTTTAAAGGTTTAAAACATCACGATTGGAAACTGTAGAAACATCAGCagttaataaaattaaaataaaagcaccTGTATATTCAGGATGGGCATCACGGTGGTGCAGTTGCCGTGCAACAAGAAGGTTCTTGATTCAAATCCCAGTTGGGCAGGGGCCTGCAGTGTGTTCTgtatgttctccctgtgtctttgtgggttttctccggcttcctcccacagaccaaaAACCAGGGTCCAGGTTggttggagactctaaatttaCCATAGGTGTGAACAGTggtttgtctctgtattttGGCCCTGTGGTGGACTGACGACCCGTCCTGTATCCTGCCTCCTGCCCAATGTCAGcggggattggctccagtcccaCCGCGCGACCCGTATGAGGATAAATGGCATAGATAATGGATTATTAGATATTGATGCTCTTCACCTGTAGAGCTGTAATAATTAATCACCTAGTTG contains:
- the prpf18 gene encoding pre-mRNA-splicing factor 18 isoform X2; translation: MDILKAEIARKRKVIEENNLVDDSKKFFKRSDLAQKEQEEYFRRCGYKIDKKEENEPSTSANPVLGMEPSEEKLPMTLSRQEVIRRLRERGEPVRLFAESDYDAFQRLRKIEILTPEVNKGLRNDLKAAMDKIDQQYLNEIVGGTEPGEVDTQHDLKVHEENTTIEELEALGITLGTGDDVGDQEVIDRFLKFLLGVWAKDLNSREDHVKRSVQGKLASATHSQTESYLKPLFRKLRKKSLPADIKESITDIIKFMLEREYVKANDAYLQMAIGNAPWPIGVTMVGIHARTGREKIFSKHVAHVLNDETQRKYIQGLKRLMTICQKHFTTVPSKCVEYNAL
- the prpf18 gene encoding pre-mRNA-splicing factor 18 isoform X1 gives rise to the protein MDILKAEIARKRKVIEENNLVDDSKKFFKRSDLAQKEQEEYFRRCGYKVQRETPESQIDKKEENEPSTSANPVLGMEPSEEKLPMTLSRQEVIRRLRERGEPVRLFAESDYDAFQRLRKIEILTPEVNKGLRNDLKAAMDKIDQQYLNEIVGGTEPGEVDTQHDLKVHEENTTIEELEALGITLGTGDDVGDQEVIDRFLKFLLGVWAKDLNSREDHVKRSVQGKLASATHSQTESYLKPLFRKLRKKSLPADIKESITDIIKFMLEREYVKANDAYLQMAIGNAPWPIGVTMVGIHARTGREKIFSKHVAHVLNDETQRKYIQGLKRLMTICQKHFTTVPSKCVEYNAL